A portion of the Zymoseptoria tritici IPO323 chromosome 8, whole genome shotgun sequence genome contains these proteins:
- the MgAGL4 gene encoding putative alpha-glucosidase (Alpha-Glucosidase (Signal P secreted)) — translation MRGSNGSWTMWSNLLFLLATICSLITPAVTVKHENFKTCDQSGFCKRNRLYADNALSTSTWESPYQLEPSTIKFNDGILTGIVNKKLASSETIRLPFKLAFYESGVARVTIDEEKRQKGEIELRHDSKARKERYNEAEKWAIVGGTTVSTTAAISKDADKDTTKVVYGAGSKFDAIIRHSPLSIDFRRDGEIQIKFNDKGLLNVEHWRRKVEKKAEEQNGTDDAAAKTEDKVAGEDESTWWDEAFGGNTDTKPRGPESVAMDISFPGYDFVYGIAEHAGPLALKETRGGDGKYSEPYRMYNADVFEYEMDSPMTLYGNIPFMQAQKKDSTVGVFWLNAAETWVDITKTSTLANAMSLGIAGDKTTNTHWISENGLLDVFVFLGPTPQDVLGAYTELTGTQQLPQHFSIASHQCRWNYVTDEDVRDVDKKFDKHRIPYDVIWLDIEYTDGKKYFTWDSMTFPDPLGMQKQLDEHDRKLVAIIDPHIKNEGGYPIVDELKSKGLAVNNKEGNIYEGWCWPGSSHWVDCFSPAARKWWADLFQYAKFPGSAKNLFIWNDMNEPSVFNGPETTMPKDNLHHDNWEHRDVHNLNGMTLINATYEGLLARSPAEQKQNVRPFVLTRSFFAGSQRLGAMWTGDNQAEWSHLAASIPMTLSMGISGFPFAGADVGGFFGNPDKELLTRWYQAGIFYPFMRAHAHIDTRRREPYLAGSPYTEIITQAIRLRYALLPAWYTAFHESHMTGAPIIRPHYYVFPGDEKGFAIDDQFFIGSTGLLAKPVTTPETTAQKIYLADKEVYYDYFDFWTYQGPGEVNVNAPLDVIPLLMRGGHIFPRRDRPRRSSGLMKYDPVTLVVVLGHSGDAEGTLYLDDGESFDYEQGAFIHRSFKYTAASKELVSEDLTPKEKKGKKQEAYKKVMKDVRVEKIVLVGVPDGWVGKTEVTVVEEGGKAERKVAVEVFAKEKEGKAAYAVVRDPEVRVGEGWRVKFE, via the exons ATGCGTGGCTCCAATGGCTCATGGACAATGTGGTCCaatcttctcttcctcctcgcaaCGATATGTAGCCTCATCACGCCGGCCG TGACGGTGAAGCACGAGAACTTCAAGACCTGCGATCAGTCCGGCTTCTGTAAACGAAATCGCCTCTACGCCGATAATGCTctctcgacctcgacatgGGAATCTCCTTACCAACTCGAGCCATCAACGATCAAGTTCAACGATGGCATCCTTACCGGGATTGTCAACAAGAAGCTCGCGAGCTCAGAGACCATCCGTCTCCCATTCAAGCTCGCCTTCTACGAATCAGGAGTTGCTCGCGTGACCATTGATGAGGAGAAGCGTCAAAAGGGTGAAATCGAGCTTCGACATGACAGCAAGGCCAGGAAGGAACGATATAATGAGGCGGAGAAGTGGGCTATCGTAGGTGGAACGACAGTCAGTACTACTGCTGCCATTTCGAAAGATGCGGACAAGGACACAACGAAAGTGGTGTATGGTGCTGGGAGCAAGTTCGACGCCATCATCCGACACTCTCCCCTCAGCATCGACTTCAGACGAGACGGCGAGATTCAGATCAAATTCAACGACAAGGGTCTGCTCAATGTTGAGCACTGGCGGAggaaggtggagaagaaggcggaagAGCAGAATGGAACGGACGATGCAGCAGCAAAGACAGAGGACAAAGTTGCCGGAGAGGACGAGAGCACATGGTGGGACGAGGCTTTTGGAGGCAACACCGACACTAAGCCTCGTGGACCGGAGTCCGTGGCAATGGACATCTCCTTCCCAGGCTACGACTTCGTATATGGAATTGCTGAGCACGCTGGGCCTCTGGCGTTGAAGGAGACTCGTGGAGGAGACGGCAAATACTCGGAGCCCTACCGCATGTACAACGCCGATGTATTCGAGTATGAGATGGACAGCCCGATGACTCTGTACGGCAACATTCCGTTCATGCAGGCGCAGAAGAAAGATTCCACCGTTGGCGTGTTCTGGTTGAACGCAGCAGAGACCTGGGTCGACATCACCAAGACCTCAACCCTCGCCAATGCTATGAGTCTAGGAATCGCAGGCGACAAGACCACCAACACCCACTGGATTAGCGAGAACGGTCTCCTCGATGTAttcgtcttcctcggacCCACTCCTCAGGATGTCCTCGGAGCATACACTGAGCTCACAGGAACCCAACAACTCCCTCAAcacttctccatcgccagcCATCAATGTCGCTGGAACTACGTCACAGATGAGGATGTCCGTGATGTCGACAAGAAGTTCGACAAGCACCGCATCCCATACGATGTCATCTGGTTGGATATTGAATACACCGACGGAAAGAAGTACTTCACATGGGACTCCATGACCTTTCCCGATCCTCTCGGCATGCAGAAACAGCTCGATGAGCACGATCGTAAGCTCgtcgccatcatcgaccCTCACATCAAGAACGAGGGCGGCTACCCCATCGTCGACGAACTCAAATCAAAAGGTCTCGCCGTGAACAACAAAGAAGGCAACATCTACGAAGGATGGTGCTGGCCTGGCAGCAGTCACTGGGTCGACTGCTTCAGTCCCGCCGCTCGTAAATGGTGGGCGGACCTCTTCCAATATGCCAAATTCCCAGGCTCCGCCAAGAATCTCTTCATCTGGAACGACATGAACGAGCCCTCGGTCTTCAACGGCCCAGAGACAACCATGCCCAAGGACAACCTGCACCACGACAACTGGGAGCACCGCGACGTCCACAACCTCAACGGCATGACCCTCATCAATGCCACCTACGAAGGTCTCCTCGCTCGCTCCCCAGCCGAGCAGAAACAGAACGTCCGGCCCTTCGTCCTCACAcgctccttcttcgcaggGTCCCAACGTCTCGGCGCAATGTGGACCGGCGACAACCAAGCCGAATGGTcccacctcgccgcctccaTCCCCATGACCCTCTCAATGGGCATCTCCGGCTTTCCCTTCGCCGGCGCTGACGTGGGCGGCTTCTTCGGCAACCCCGACAAGGAGCTCCTCACGAGATGGTACCAAGCCGGCATCTTCTACCCCTTCATGCGCGCGCACGCCCACATCGACACCCGTCGGAGAGAGCCTTATCTCGCTGGAAGTCCTTACACAGAGATCATCACCCAAGCCATTCGTCTCCGCTACGCCCTGCTCCCAGCTTGGTACACCGCCTTCCATGAGTCCCACATGACCGGCGCGCCTATCATCCGTCCACATTACTACGTCTTTCCCGGCGACGAAAAGGGTTTCGCCATTGATGACCAATTCTTCATCGGTTCCACCGGCTTGCTCGCCAAACCCGTCACAACGCCTGAGACGACAGCGCAGAAAATCTACCTCGCGGATAAGGAGGTCTACTATGACTACTTCGACTTCTGGACGTATCAAGGTCCCGGCGAAGTCAATGTCAACGCTCCGCTGGATGTCATCCCACTGCTCATGCGAGGAGGACACATCTTCCCCCGTCGCGACCGACCAAGGCGTAGTTCTGGACTGATGAAGTACGATCCTGTGACTCTGGTCGTTGTGCTGGGCCACAGTGGAGATGCGGAGGGAACGCTGTATCTGGATGATGGGGAGTCGTTCGACTATGAACAAGGTGCTTTCATTCACCGGTCATTCAAGTACACTGCTGCGAGCAAGGAACTGGTGAGTGAAGACCTGAcgccgaaggagaagaagggcaagaaaCAGGAGGCGTATAAGAAGGTCATGAAGGATGTGCGGGTGGAGAAGATTGTGCTTGTGGGGGTTCCGGATGGATGGGTTGGGAAGACGGAGGTTACTGTGGTTGAGGAAGGTGGGAAGGCTGAGAGGAAGGTGGCTGTGGAGGTGTTTgccaaggagaaggagggcaAAGCGGC